One Halarsenatibacter silvermanii genomic window, GCTCTATTTTTATTACTTCCCTTTCTGGGAAGAGCTTTTTACTGAGCTTGGGCAGGAGGTTATTGTTTCTGAACCCAACAACGAGCAGATCATGAATAAAGGAGTAAAATATTCTATTTCTGAGATTTGTGTTCCCATGAAAACTTTTGTAGGACAGGTGCTGGAACTGGCTGAACAGGGGGTTGATAAAATATATGTGCCCAGGATAAGATCAATTCAGGAAGGGGTAACACTCTGTCCTAAATTTCTGGGCCTGCCGGATATGATCATAAACTCACTCGATATAGAAGAAGAAAAAATTTTGGTAAATACAATAGAACAGGACAGCGATAATATTTCGGATATAGAAGACTATGAGGTCTTCCTGGATGAATTTGATATAACCCGTACCCAGCTTCAGGAGGCCTTATCGGGTGCCAGTGAACGCTGGCAGGAATTCCGCAGGCATCATAAAAAGGGCTTTGCCAGCGACATTCTGCTTTCCGACCGGGAAAGAAGCCTGGAAAGCAGCGATCTTACCATCGGGCTGCTGGGCTATGTCTACAACATATATGATAAATTTGTCAATATGGACTTGCTGGGTAAGCTCCGAGATATGGATGTCAATGTAATAACCTTTGAGATGATCGATGATGAAGTTATCCA contains:
- a CDS encoding acyl-CoA dehydratase activase-related protein; this encodes MKIGIPQSLLYFYYFPFWEELFTELGQEVIVSEPNNEQIMNKGVKYSISEICVPMKTFVGQVLELAEQGVDKIYVPRIRSIQEGVTLCPKFLGLPDMIINSLDIEEEKILVNTIEQDSDNISDIEDYEVFLDEFDITRTQLQEALSGASERWQEFRRHHKKGFASDILLSDRERSLESSDLTIGLLGYVYNIYDKFVNMDLLGKLRDMDVNVITFEMIDDEVIQKEARKVEKRMFWEFTNKLLGAGYHFLKSDEIDGIIHVTAFGCGPDSLLGPFLDIDSDNYDKPFMTLRIDEQTGESHLVTRVEAFVDLLRLKKKKSKRGRKNSKNEAIGESERV